The genomic window CTTGAAAAATATAAGGGTGAAATTATCCCTGCAAATACAAAGGAGTAAATAATGAAAAAACTAGCTGCATTATTATTAGTAGGATTGGCATTTGTTGGCTGCGGTGATGGAAAAAAAGATGGAGAATCCACCGCACAAGAACAAAATGTAGGGCAAGATTCAAAAGTTATTCTCAAGGTTGGTGCTACGCCTGTGCCTCACGCAGAGATTTTGGAAGTTATTAAGTCTGATTTGGAAAAAGAGGGCATTGACTTGCAAATCGTGCAATTCACGGATTATGTAACGCCAAATAGCGCACTTAATGATGGCTCACTTGATGCAAATTTTCATCAACATAAGCCTTTTTTGGATTCACTCAAAAGCGACAGAGGATACACACTAGAGCCGATTGCAAATATCCACATTGAGCCTATCGGGCTGTATGCAAGTAAGTTTAAAAATATTGATGAGTTGCCAAATGGCGCAGTTGTCGCTATTCCTAATGACCCAAGTAATGGTGGGAGGGCGCTTCTTTTGCTTGAAGCAGAGAATCTTATCAAATTAGCAGATTCTGCAAATCTTCAGGCTACCGAGCTTGATATTGTTGAGAATCCTAAGGAATTAAAGATTAAGCCTGTGGAAGCTGCACTTTTGCCACGCACATTAGATGATGTTGATGCAGCTGTAATAAATGGTAATTATGCCTTACAAGCAGGTTTAAGCAGTGCTAATGCGCTTATTTTGGAAGGTGCGCAATCCCCTTATGCAAATATTCTAGTTGTGCAAAGCACAAGAGTGAATGATGAGAATCTCCAAAAGCTTAAAAAAGCTTTGCAAAGCCAAAAGGTAAAAGATTTTATTCAGCAGCACTATCAAGGCGAGATTGTGCCTGTATTTTAATATTCTTAAGAGATATAGAATCCTTAAAGCTAGATTCTATATCTCAAGGCTAACTACACCTATTTTTTCTCTCGCATTTATGCACTTTATAAAGTCTTTAAAAATGCTTCTAAAGCTTCAATTTCATCACTTGTAAGGTTAAGTTTTTGTAAGAGTGGGTCAGTGTGAGGAAATGGCAAACTTTTAAGTGCCTTTGTGTTTTCTTGATTGTCTATATTTTTGGGTGGCTTAGGGTGAAACATACCTGCATTGTAGGCATTAAGCACCCCTATTAAATGTGGGAATAATCCGTTGTGCATATAAGGAGCTGTCCTTGATACACCTCGCAAACTTGGAGTTTTAAATTTGCCAATATCATCATTATTATGTGTTACTTCATATCTCCCTAAATCCTCATATTTACGCCCGATAAAATGTAATCCTAGATTATGATATGTCCCATCGCTAAAGCTTACTCCATTGTGGCAATTCATACATCTACCTTTTGTACGAAAAAGATGTAACCCCCAAATCTCCTTGTCTTTAAGGGCATCTTTTTTACCATTTAAGAATCTATCAAATCGCGTGGGATTTAGCATAGTGGAGCGTTCATAGGTAGCTATGGCTTGTGCCATAAGCTCGGGAGTGATTTTCTCACTCCCAAAGGCTTCTTTAAATTTTTGCTTGTAAGCTTTAATCTTGGCAATTTTTTTAGCAGCAGATTGTGGATTGTAAGCCATTTCTTTAGGGTCAGATATGGGAAAAAGGGTTTGAGATTCTAAAGTGTCTGCTCTGCCGTCCCAAAATAGCTCCTTGCTAAAGGCACTCATCGTTATACTTGGAGCATTGCGCTTACCACTCTGACGATTATGTCCATAGCTTACCTTTCTACCATCGCCAAAGCCTAATTCTTTCTCGTGGCAAGAAGCACAGGCAATTTGATTAGAAACAGAAAGTTTAGGGTCATTAAAAAGCATTTCGCCAAGTTCTACCTTGGCTTTTGAGTAGGGATTAGAATCTGGATAGGGTGGGGTTTTAGGCAATGGAGCAAGTTCTTGCCATTTTACTCCCTCATCAACAAAAGGCTTTTGCCATTGTGATGAGGGTTTGAGATACATTTGTCGCAAAGATTCTATATTTTTTGGCAGGGCATAGACATATGTTACCCACAGCATTAAAAGATAAATGCAGTATTTCATATTTGCTCCTTTATTAATACTTGTATCCTACTTGCATCCAAAATTGTCGTCCTATTTCATATACGGGCACAGCGGTGCTAGTTGAATATATGAGAGTATTTAAGGAACTTGTTGTGGTCATATTTTGTGTATTAAGCATATTATACACATCAAGATTCATAAAGAATATATTGCCTTTATAAACATTGACTTCAAAGCCTATACGCATGTCCCAAGTAAAAGCACCCTTAAAGTGCATTTTTCCATATTGATTACCACTAAAGCTAGGGTCTCTATCGGGGCTATTGTTAGGAATAAGCACCATTCTGTCATATCCTGCCCTGTATCTAAAAAAGTTATTCAATAGCCACTTAGTGCGTCCAATGCTAAAACTATGCGTAGTATTAAGACGCAGGGTGTATGGACGCGTGTAATTATCTGTGGGTCTATCGCGGTATTTTATAATCTGCCCATTATACATAATATCCGTATCATCATAATAAGCTTCATCAGCAGCAAAAAGATTGTAAGTGCGTTTGGTATTTGTCAAATCAAATGCTAAAAAATAATAATGTTTAATATTGAATATATTAATAGGGGCAATATTGTTGAATGTAAGAGTGATAATATCGCTTTTTGAACTGCCGTCATTGGTATAAAAATTATAGCTGTTGCTATATCCGGGAAGTGCAGGGGCATTGCCACTTGATGCGCTTCTTTGTCTGCGCATTATCTCATCTTTACCATTACGATGAATATACTTAAGTGTGGTGGTAAAATGATGTATATTTTGGGAGATTCCTACCATTAGCTCATCATCATAAGGCACATTGAGTTGGCTAAATTTTGTGCCTTGAGTGCTTGTGTAAGCTGTGTTGAGTTGCCAATCACTAAGGACATTGTTGTTTAAGCTTCTTGTATATCTGTTTTGTTGTGAAAGTGTAGAATCATAAAGACGATAAGAGAAAAGATTGCGTCCATAGTAGCGATTTACCCCAAATATAAAGGTGCTTTTATAGGCATTATCCCAAGGCGCAGTATAATTCAGCGAGAATCGAGGCGCTAGGGTATGCTTATCCATATAATTATCACCATCAAGCCTAAGCCCAAAGCGCGTATTTACCTCCCCATATCCTTGCAAATCAAGCTTTACATCATCTTCAGCATAAATGCCATAGGAGAGGTTATGGAGATTTACTTTACCACCATTGTATATTATGATGCCATTTATATATTGCCCTAGATATAAAACACCATTTCTTGAAAAAGGAGCGTTAGAGCAGGTATCCAAGCCAAAATTATCTATTCCACAATTTGAAATGTTTTGAGTAAAGCCTTGCGGTGCACCATTGCTTGAGTATGTATTGCCTAATCTATGCTGACTCACATCTTGGTAGATTAGCTCCCCACCTACGCGGAGGGTATGTGCGGTTTTCCATAACTCTAATGACTCAAAAGTCATATCACTTTTATAGTTTAGAGTGTTTTGTAATTGATCTATATTTCCATATCCACCCTCATATACGTATCCTGTATTCGTATTTGTAGGGATTGTCCAATTCTTATCTCCTGCACTATAATACCACCAACGATAAAAATCTGAATCACTGCGCCTTGAATTTTGCAGTCGTGAATAGCCTAAGCTATTTGTCCATAGCCCTCCTTTTGTATCCAACAAAGTTTTAACCCCAGCTTGATAGCCGCCCATTTGTATAGTATTATAACTATCCCTTGCAAGATTATTGTAGTAGGTATTAAATTGTGGCATATAGCCCAAATTTGCTTCTAAAGTAAAGTTTTCTGTGGGATTGTAATGTGCCTTGATATAGTAATTATCGCTAATGCGCTTTTGTTCGCGCTTACTATTTAGCTCTGTGCCACCTACAAAACGACTCACATTATAGCTATTAAGCGGAATATAACTTTGTATGGTTGAAAATGAGCCAATAAGCCCTAGATTCTTTGTTGCATATCCCTCTGCATTTGTCCTTATCAAATGCTTTATAAAATGGGGCTGATAATTTTCATCGCTTGAAGTGGCAAAGGCAGATTCCTCACTCTCTTGGATATGATATTGCGTGAGTTTATCACTTGTGTATTGATAGCTAATGTTCCCGTGAAATGAATCATTGCGAGGTTTTCGGATATTTGCTTCTACTACGCCACCAGTAAATCTCCCATAGGCAGCAGAGACATTAGAATCTTGCACAATGATGGATTCTAAGAGTGAGGTATCTATATTTATTCCTTGTGGGCGTGAGCTAGGCAGCCCGATTAAATTGTTTGAATCTGTCCCACCAATAGTATTCAAATCATTATTCATATTAAATCCATCAAGCATAAAGTTGTTTTGATAAAAAAGCCCTCCGCTGATGCTAATATTTGCGGGGTCTATTTCTCCAGGAGTTGTGCTTTTTAGCTGTGCATTATCATATTGCACATTAGGAAGGATTCTAAGGATTGAAGTTATATCGCCATTGCCACTAGGATTAGATTCTAAAATATTTTTTGAGAGAGAATTACTGCTTTGATAAGACTTTGTTTCATCTGTGGTAGTTATAATTGATGTGGGGAGTTCAACTTGTTTTGTCTGTTTATTTGTTTGTAAAAAGGTTGGAATCGTAAGACCATTGTCTGCATACATACTCACTTGAGCTATAAAAAGTATATTTATAGTATTTATTTTCATTACTTTTACCTTTATTAATAAAATATCGCATACTAATATATTATTCTTAAATATAAATAAAAATCATTCTTATTTTATATAATAGAATCTTATTTTTTACTTTATTATTATCTTTCATAGTGTAAAGTCAAAAAATATATTTATAAAAGGAGTTCATATTGAAAAAAATTGGTTTATTTTATGGAAGCGATGGTGGCACTACGCAAGAAGTTGCTCAAAAAATTGCTGATAAATTAGGCGATTGTCAAATATTTGATGTTGCTTCAAGTAAAGCTGATGATTTAAGTGCATTTGAGAATCTTATTTTTGCTACACCTACTTATGGTTCAGGTGATTTACAAGATGATTGGGATAGTTTTCTTTCTAGTATTGATGAAGCTGCTTTTTCAGGTAAAACTATCGCTCTTGTAGGGCTTGGCGACCAAGAAATTTATAGCGAAACTTTTTGTAATGGTATTGCACATATTTATGAAAAAGTATCAAAACAAGGAAAAATTATTGGACAAACAAGCACAGATGGCTACACTTTTGATGAGAGTTTGGCAGTTGTAAATGGAAAGTTTGTAGGCTTAGTCATTGATGAGGTTAATCAAGAAGATATGACAGATAGCAGAATTCAAGCGTGGGTAAAGACACTTAAAGGTGCTTTTGCTTAATATTTATTTATACCCTAGAGATTTTTGATTCTAGGGTATAAAATCTAAAATTGCATTTTGTATTAATATCATATAAGTGATAGTTCCACATACAATGCTTAAAACGGGAATCTTAAACACTATATGTATGTAGCTTACTACTAAGACAGCAATAATTTCATTAAGTCCATATGGAGAGTGCTCTAAATCCATATCTTTAAGGCAATATATAATAAGCATTGCAATAATTGCACTTGGCAGCACTTTACCTAAAGAGACAATGAATGTGGGTGTAGATTTAGCAAAGATAATAAAAGGCAAAAAGCAACTTAAGAGAGTATTAAGCGCAATAAGTGCAATAAGAAGGACCGAGTGCAAAATTTCAGGCGACAATGGGTTTTCTCCATAGGCTTAATATAACACAAATGCCCACAAGTGAGGGGATTAAAAATTGTTGTGCCCCAAAAATATATAAACATATTAAACTTATTATAATGCCAATGAGTGCAGGAATACGCATTGTTTTATTACGCCATTGTTCAATAAAAATCACAACAAAAATAGCACTCATCACAAAATCAAGTCCATTAGAATCAAACTCAAGCTTTCCACCAAGTGCTGCTCCAAGAGTGCAGCCTATAACCCAATAGCTTTGATTGAGCGCAGCGATAAAAAAATCAAACCATTGTTTATCTACTCCTGTTTTGGGAGACTTAAGATTAAGAAGTGCAAGGGTCTCATCAGTGAGGGAATAAATCATATAATAACGCTTTTTGCCCATACGTTTAAACCTCTCTAACATACTTATAGAGTAAAAAATTTGTCGTGCATTAATCATAGAAACAAGCACAAAGCTCTCCCATAAGCCAGCTCCACTTGCTATGAGCCCGACAGCAATAAATTGTGTCGTTCCCCCATAAATAGCCACTGCCATTATAGCTGCCCATATCGCACCATAACCTGTTTTTTGCAATAAGATACCAAATACTGCACCCATAAAAATATAACCAAGCATAATAGGAATTGTATGTGGAAAAGCATCTTTAAGAGCAATAAATGCTTTTGAGCTCTGGCACATATTACATTCTTGTTTTTGCTTTAATTCCAAGCAGAGATAATCCAAGTGTGAGGCTTTGGCTGACAATCATTAGCACATAAAGAATACTTGATTCATTTGGACTTTGCAAGATTTTGTGTGTATTATAAAAGCTGTGAAATGAAGCAGAGAGGCTTTTAAGATAATCACATATTTTTTGAATCTCTCTATCGCGAAAGCTAGATTCTATTTTTTAAATTTCTTAAATTATGAGGATTTTAAGGGCTTGAAAGATTTTTAAAAAAGATATAAAAGCCCCATTAATGCTATTTTATAAATCCTTTTAGAAACTCACATATTTCTTTATTCAAAAACTCAACATATTTTATCATCATCTCGTATGCGGTAGTGGAGACTTTGATACTTCGCATAAACTACCTGTGCGCCCGGTGCTGCCTTGACAAATTTCCTCCTCGTATAATCTACCACAAAATCCCCTACGCCCTTTCGTGCCGCATACAACCCTACTAAAACACTTCCGGCTTTGCGTAAAATAGCCTCACTCGGGGCTTTCTTGCCACAATGGATAATCATATGCGCACTTGGCACATCGCGTATATGCAGCCACATATCATCAGCCCGTGCAGATTCTAAAAGTCGCTGATTATCTTTGACATTGCGCCCCACACTCACTTTGAATCCCTCTATAAAAAAACTCTCTCCCTCTTTTGAATGCAAATCTTTTTGCTTTTTAGGCGGAGGCGCAAAGACTTCAGCCATCTCGTCAAAACGTTCTATACAGGCGATTTGATGTGCGATAAATTGTATCCGCTCTTCTAAATTTTCAACCTGTTTATGCAAATGTGCCGCCTTTTTTTGATATTTTTTGCTTTGATTAAAATACCAATTCCCCGCCTCTTGCAAATCTCGTAGCTCGGGGAGTGGCACACATACATTGTTTCCATTCACATCTTGCAAAGTAATAGAATCCGCAGTGATTTTATGTGTAGGCAAAAGATGAAGTGAGCTAAAAATAAGCCCACCATACTCGGCATATGTTTTTGCAGATTCTAAAAGCCCTTCCTGCTTAGGCAGCGTCTCTAAGCTCCGCATAAGCGCATTTTGCTTTGATTTGAGGGATTTTAGAATCTGCCCTCTTTTGCGCTCCTTTGCCTTAATATATGTCGCCTTGTAAGCTTCATAAAGCAGAGTCTCCACAGATTCTATTGCGATAGGCTCATAAGGCTTAGGATTTGTAGGCTGTGACAGAGGTTTTAGAATCTTACCCACGCGCACTTCACGACTTGACTTATGCTCGGGGATATGGCGCAGAGCCTCACACACGACAAAATTCTTATCGCACAAAACCACATTAGTATGCTTACCTGTAAATTCACATACAAGCCAAAAATACTGCTTTTTATACTGCTCCTTTTGCTCCAACAAAAAGCGCAGGATTCTATTCTCCCCATCAACACTGATAGATTCTATACGCGCCTTTGTCGTGCATTGCGCGAGTTTAGCATCAAATGGCGCACAAAAAACCTTTGGGCTTATAACTTCCTCATCACTCATAAATATGCCACTCTGTGAGCGCGTCATATCAAAACAAATTCTGCTTCGCGCGCCCTGCGCGTTTTCGCATACAAGCACAAAGAGATTATCACCCTTGCGCTTAAAGCTAATGATAGTTTTCATTTGCTGCATATAGTTGCAAAAGCCTTTGAGTAAGGCAATATTCACGATTTTGCACCCTTATTTAAATGCGCTCGTGCAAACTCGAGGGCTTCATCTGTGATATTTGAGCCACTAATAATACGAGCTACTTCGCGCACACGTCCTTCAAAATCAAGCTTGGTAATCACGCTATTGCCCTCTTTTTTCTCCACTAGATAATGCGTATCCGCAAGGGAGGGCATATGCGTTTGATGAGAGATAGCAAAGATTTGATAAGTGCGTGAAAGTGTTTTGAGAATCTGCGCCACCCCCTCGCTCTCCTCACCACTTAAATTCGCGTCAATCTCATCAAGCACCAAAATACCGCTTCGAGGTTCAATCTCCATTTGGATACACATCATCGCAAGGCGCAAACGATTGTATTCCCCAGAGGAGAGGACATTCGCATCGCTTTTTCCTAGCATAATCGCGCATTCACTTATGCCATTTTGGCTTAAAGGCACTTGCGTGAGATATAGCACACTCTCTTTAAGGCGCAACTTCGCGCAAAGCTCGTTAATACGCGTGTTAAGCTCTGCGAGGTGCTTTTGGCGATTTGTGTGTAATGTGAGTGCATTTACCTCACAAGATTTAGCAAGTGTTTCAATCTGCTTTTGCAAAGCTTGTTTATCAAAGCTTAGATTCTCATACTCTTGCAGTTTCTGCTTCTGTTCCGCGAGATACTCCAAAGTCTGCGTAATGCTCCCAAAACGGCGAATAAACTCGGCTAAGGCAGCAATTCTATCAAGCACTTCTTCGGCATTAAGCTCATCTAAACTCTCTAGCTGCTCCTCGTGCATTTGCACGATAGATTCAAACTCATTCAAGCCTTCAACGAGGCTAGGGCAGGATTTATCCACGAGATTTAAAAAACCCTCAAAACTCTGTGTTAGCTCAAGTGCTCGGCGCACCTGATAGAGTTGCTCTTTAATCTTTTCCTGCTTGGAGAGCATTTTTTTGAGTGATAAAAGCTCCTCATACTCACCCTCTTTAGGCTTTAAAGATTCTATTTTTGAAATTTCAAATGTCGCAAACTCCTTTAATGAGGCAATATGCGCCTCTTTAGATTCTAGATCCTTAAGCTTATTTTGAGCCTCATTAAGATGTTTAAAATCCGCTTCATATTGTGTTAAAAGCACACTATGCTTAGAATCTTTGCTTCCCACAAACACATCAAGGATTCTTAAAATATTGCTATTTTTAAGCTCATCTGCGCCCTTGGTGCTGATATGCTTGGCAAATCCACTCACAATCTCATTTAATCTTTTTTTCGAGCTTGAGATATGATTTAAAAAATAGCGCGTTTTATCCTTTTTAAGAATACTAAGCACGATTTCATCATCATCGTTTGGAATCCCATTTGTCTCCCAATCAAAGTCAATGCTATCTAGCGCAATATTTGCCTCAATGAGGTCTGCATTACTCTCTTTGATACCAAAAATCGCAAGAAGAGATTCCATAAATACCGACTTACCGCTACCACTCGCGCCGCTGAAGACATTAAAGCCCCCCTGCATATACAATTCTACATCTTTGAACGCGGGAGAATTGTGGATAAGAATCCGCTTAATCATTAATGCTCCTTC from Helicobacter typhlonius includes these protein-coding regions:
- a CDS encoding NFACT family protein, with translation MQQMKTIISFKRKGDNLFVLVCENAQGARSRICFDMTRSQSGIFMSDEEVISPKVFCAPFDAKLAQCTTKARIESISVDGENRILRFLLEQKEQYKKQYFWLVCEFTGKHTNVVLCDKNFVVCEALRHIPEHKSSREVRVGKILKPLSQPTNPKPYEPIAIESVETLLYEAYKATYIKAKERKRGQILKSLKSKQNALMRSLETLPKQEGLLESAKTYAEYGGLIFSSLHLLPTHKITADSITLQDVNGNNVCVPLPELRDLQEAGNWYFNQSKKYQKKAAHLHKQVENLEERIQFIAHQIACIERFDEMAEVFAPPPKKQKDLHSKEGESFFIEGFKVSVGRNVKDNQRLLESARADDMWLHIRDVPSAHMIIHCGKKAPSEAILRKAGSVLVGLYAARKGVGDFVVDYTRRKFVKAAPGAQVVYAKYQSLHYRIRDDDKIC
- a CDS encoding branched-chain amino acid transporter permease, translating into MSPEILHSVLLIALIALNTLLSCFLPFIIFAKSTPTFIVSLGKVLPSAIIAMLIIYCLKDMDLEHSPYGLNEIIAVLVVSYIHIVFKIPVLSIVCGTITYMILIQNAILDFIP
- a CDS encoding flavodoxin, with the protein product MKKIGLFYGSDGGTTQEVAQKIADKLGDCQIFDVASSKADDLSAFENLIFATPTYGSGDLQDDWDSFLSSIDEAAFSGKTIALVGLGDQEIYSETFCNGIAHIYEKVSKQGKIIGQTSTDGYTFDESLAVVNGKFVGLVIDEVNQEDMTDSRIQAWVKTLKGAFA
- a CDS encoding MetQ/NlpA family ABC transporter substrate-binding protein is translated as MKKLAALLLVGLAFVGCGDGKKDGESTAQEQNVGQDSKVILKVGATPVPHAEILEVIKSDLEKEGIDLQIVQFTDYVTPNSALNDGSLDANFHQHKPFLDSLKSDRGYTLEPIANIHIEPIGLYASKFKNIDELPNGAVVAIPNDPSNGGRALLLLEAENLIKLADSANLQATELDIVENPKELKIKPVEAALLPRTLDDVDAAVINGNYALQAGLSSANALILEGAQSPYANILVVQSTRVNDENLQKLKKALQSQKVKDFIQQHYQGEIVPVF
- a CDS encoding cytochrome-c peroxidase: MKYCIYLLMLWVTYVYALPKNIESLRQMYLKPSSQWQKPFVDEGVKWQELAPLPKTPPYPDSNPYSKAKVELGEMLFNDPKLSVSNQIACASCHEKELGFGDGRKVSYGHNRQSGKRNAPSITMSAFSKELFWDGRADTLESQTLFPISDPKEMAYNPQSAAKKIAKIKAYKQKFKEAFGSEKITPELMAQAIATYERSTMLNPTRFDRFLNGKKDALKDKEIWGLHLFRTKGRCMNCHNGVSFSDGTYHNLGLHFIGRKYEDLGRYEVTHNNDDIGKFKTPSLRGVSRTAPYMHNGLFPHLIGVLNAYNAGMFHPKPPKNIDNQENTKALKSLPFPHTDPLLQKLNLTSDEIEALEAFLKTL
- a CDS encoding DALR anticodon-binding domain-containing protein — its product is MESSFRDREIQKICDYLKSLSASFHSFYNTHKILQSPNESSILYVLMIVSQSLTLGLSLLGIKAKTRM
- a CDS encoding TonB-dependent receptor, with product MKINTINILFIAQVSMYADNGLTIPTFLQTNKQTKQVELPTSIITTTDETKSYQSSNSLSKNILESNPSGNGDITSILRILPNVQYDNAQLKSTTPGEIDPANISISGGLFYQNNFMLDGFNMNNDLNTIGGTDSNNLIGLPSSRPQGINIDTSLLESIIVQDSNVSAAYGRFTGGVVEANIRKPRNDSFHGNISYQYTSDKLTQYHIQESEESAFATSSDENYQPHFIKHLIRTNAEGYATKNLGLIGSFSTIQSYIPLNSYNVSRFVGGTELNSKREQKRISDNYYIKAHYNPTENFTLEANLGYMPQFNTYYNNLARDSYNTIQMGGYQAGVKTLLDTKGGLWTNSLGYSRLQNSRRSDSDFYRWWYYSAGDKNWTIPTNTNTGYVYEGGYGNIDQLQNTLNYKSDMTFESLELWKTAHTLRVGGELIYQDVSQHRLGNTYSSNGAPQGFTQNISNCGIDNFGLDTCSNAPFSRNGVLYLGQYINGIIIYNGGKVNLHNLSYGIYAEDDVKLDLQGYGEVNTRFGLRLDGDNYMDKHTLAPRFSLNYTAPWDNAYKSTFIFGVNRYYGRNLFSYRLYDSTLSQQNRYTRSLNNNVLSDWQLNTAYTSTQGTKFSQLNVPYDDELMVGISQNIHHFTTTLKYIHRNGKDEIMRRQRSASSGNAPALPGYSNSYNFYTNDGSSKSDIITLTFNNIAPINIFNIKHYYFLAFDLTNTKRTYNLFAADEAYYDDTDIMYNGQIIKYRDRPTDNYTRPYTLRLNTTHSFSIGRTKWLLNNFFRYRAGYDRMVLIPNNSPDRDPSFSGNQYGKMHFKGAFTWDMRIGFEVNVYKGNIFFMNLDVYNMLNTQNMTTTSSLNTLIYSTSTAVPVYEIGRQFWMQVGYKY
- a CDS encoding AzlC family ABC transporter permease, giving the protein MCQSSKAFIALKDAFPHTIPIMLGYIFMGAVFGILLQKTGYGAIWAAIMAVAIYGGTTQFIAVGLIASGAGLWESFVLVSMINARQIFYSISMLERFKRMGKKRYYMIYSLTDETLALLNLKSPKTGVDKQWFDFFIAALNQSYWVIGCTLGAALGGKLEFDSNGLDFVMSAIFVVIFIEQWRNKTMRIPALIGIIISLICLYIFGAQQFLIPSLVGICVILSLWRKPIVA
- a CDS encoding AAA family ATPase — encoded protein: MIKRILIHNSPAFKDVELYMQGGFNVFSGASGSGKSVFMESLLAIFGIKESNADLIEANIALDSIDFDWETNGIPNDDDEIVLSILKKDKTRYFLNHISSSKKRLNEIVSGFAKHISTKGADELKNSNILRILDVFVGSKDSKHSVLLTQYEADFKHLNEAQNKLKDLESKEAHIASLKEFATFEISKIESLKPKEGEYEELLSLKKMLSKQEKIKEQLYQVRRALELTQSFEGFLNLVDKSCPSLVEGLNEFESIVQMHEEQLESLDELNAEEVLDRIAALAEFIRRFGSITQTLEYLAEQKQKLQEYENLSFDKQALQKQIETLAKSCEVNALTLHTNRQKHLAELNTRINELCAKLRLKESVLYLTQVPLSQNGISECAIMLGKSDANVLSSGEYNRLRLAMMCIQMEIEPRSGILVLDEIDANLSGEESEGVAQILKTLSRTYQIFAISHQTHMPSLADTHYLVEKKEGNSVITKLDFEGRVREVARIISGSNITDEALEFARAHLNKGAKS